Within the Leptospira licerasiae serovar Varillal str. VAR 010 genome, the region CAATTTGCAATTACCCTCCTCACAAACTCGCCTTCACCGAACTGAAGAACCGGTTTTTCTATCACCTCAAGAAAATAGTAAAATAGAAATGCGAGAATGAGAAATAAAACAATAGAGAAGAACGAGAGCATTCAATAGTCCAAATGAAATTACTTTGGGAAAGAATAGGCGGAGAAAGGTTAGGGTCTATTACTTTATGATTTTTAGTTTATAGGCGGGGGATGGCTCCCCCTCGCTCCAGCCGCGTCACGGGTATTACGTTACCCCCGTTCTCGTCTCCGCATCCGGATTGGTTTTTTATTTTCACGGAGACCTAAAACGCGAAGAGTTAGAGTGAATCAACGATATCAATTTGAGCCTATTTTGAATTTATTGGCTTTTAAATCTCACGCTGTATGGCGCAAAGGCTTGCAAAACCTGTTTTTACTTTAAGCGAGCATCATCAAAGATGCAGGAATTACCACGGGCAGTGCGTGAGGAAAATGAATTGTAAAATTAGAAACCACTGCTACGGGTTTTCTCGTGTGGAATTGAGAGATCTTCCTCAACCGACAAAAGTAGGGATACTTAAAAGAGCGCGATTTCGCAAAAATAAAACTATCAAATGTTCCAATTACTAAATATTTAAACTTCTGGATTTTCGGATCATATTTTTCGCTTCAGGCATAAATTCTATATGCCCGTCAAGTAAAGACTATTAAAATGAAAGCTATTTAACAAAAGACATTCTTTCTCTATCCAAATCCCAAAAGTCGCAGCTGCCTTCTTCAAGGAGATCTTCAAATTTTTCCCACCCTACAGACTGTATAAAATCTATTTCTTCAGTATATAGTGGAATTAACCACGCAATTACGATCTTCATACTTTCTGATATATATACACAAAAATCATCTTCAAAAAACACGGGAATAGCAACATATAAACCGTAAAAGTCTTTTCCCGGAATTATCCGATGATTCATTTTTAGCAACTCACCCCTTAATAGGGCGTTGTGATTTGTAAGGATACGTTTACATACTAGTGCAAGACACATAGCAATATCATC harbors:
- a CDS encoding suppressor of fused domain protein, coding for MSLIDHLENYLGEIEEGWAPEWNKDLQIIRFKNTPLEEVSSFVSLGLSKHILKINNREIRQELIFSAYDKFSFDDIAMCLALVCKRILTNHNALLRGELLKMNHRIIPGKDFYGLYVAIPVFFEDDFCVYISESMKIVIAWLIPLYTEEIDFIQSVGWEKFEDLLEEGSCDFWDLDRERMSFVK